The following proteins are co-located in the Armatimonadota bacterium genome:
- a CDS encoding EpsI family protein: MSGPKLFAALASLFLAAVTVQATLGHAVPLRVSLTEFPRSIGPWVGSDEPLDPEALSRARPDAYLSRRYTDPRGPSVLLYVAYFARDSSRARIQAACWGDCQVRQTATHRVEIGGRTLAVNRALVVQEGEPAVILYWFQLGQRILQDPDQLRLSQVRRALLGRRSDGALVRISSPVRSDPEEALSRAEAFLRAVLPGLLRHLPE, translated from the coding sequence GTGAGCGGTCCGAAGCTCTTCGCGGCCCTCGCGAGTCTCTTCCTGGCCGCGGTGACGGTGCAGGCCACCCTGGGACACGCGGTCCCCCTCCGGGTGAGCCTCACGGAGTTTCCCCGCTCGATCGGTCCGTGGGTGGGCTCGGACGAACCCCTCGACCCCGAGGCCCTCTCGCGCGCGCGTCCAGATGCCTACCTGAGCCGCCGCTACACCGATCCCCGGGGACCATCCGTGCTCCTGTACGTCGCGTACTTCGCCCGGGATTCCTCTCGGGCCCGGATCCAGGCCGCGTGCTGGGGAGATTGCCAGGTGCGCCAGACGGCCACACACCGCGTGGAGATCGGCGGTCGCACGCTCGCGGTGAACCGGGCCCTGGTGGTGCAGGAGGGGGAGCCCGCGGTGATCCTGTACTGGTTCCAGCTGGGACAGCGCATCCTGCAGGATCCCGATCAGCTCAGGCTGAGCCAGGTGCGGCGGGCGCTTCTGGGGCGGCGGTCGGACGGGGCCCTCGTGCGGATCTCGAGTCCGGTGCGTTCAGATCCCGAAGAAGCCCTGAGCCGGGCGGAGGCGTTCCTGCGGGCGGTCCTTCCCGGGCTTCTGCGGCACCTTCCCGAGTGA
- a CDS encoding exosortase/archaeosortase family protein, which yields MRGYGAAAGIGGIVGLLGWLYAPVLREMASQWAVDTTYGYGYYIPPVAAYLVWERRRALAAARAEGTWLGLAVLLLGLGALVVGRAGGIALLSRTSLIPVLFGLVLLLGGWRTARLVAFPILFLSLMIPLPQGLLQRLTWPLQIFTAQFSTEVLRLMGYPVYVEGIYIDLPNVRLEVAEACSGFRSLVALGATGILLAHLTQERWRERVVLVASVVPIAVLANAVRVTSNIALGIYEGTYHTVSGWMVFVAATAMLVGVSSALGRGGRAA from the coding sequence GTGCGCGGTTACGGCGCTGCGGCGGGAATCGGGGGAATCGTCGGCCTCCTGGGTTGGCTCTATGCCCCGGTCCTCCGGGAGATGGCCTCCCAGTGGGCGGTGGACACCACCTACGGGTACGGGTACTACATCCCGCCGGTGGCCGCCTACCTCGTGTGGGAGCGGCGCAGGGCCCTCGCGGCCGCCCGGGCGGAGGGAACTTGGCTCGGGCTGGCCGTCCTGCTGTTGGGGCTCGGGGCCCTGGTGGTCGGCCGGGCCGGCGGGATCGCGCTCCTGTCCCGTACCTCCCTGATCCCGGTGCTCTTCGGCCTCGTCCTGCTCCTCGGGGGGTGGCGGACGGCGCGCCTGGTGGCCTTCCCGATCCTGTTCCTGAGCCTCATGATCCCCCTCCCGCAGGGCCTCCTGCAGCGGCTCACCTGGCCCCTGCAGATCTTCACGGCCCAGTTCAGCACCGAAGTGCTGCGCCTGATGGGTTACCCCGTGTACGTGGAGGGAATCTACATCGACCTCCCCAACGTGCGGCTGGAGGTGGCGGAGGCCTGCAGCGGCTTCCGGTCCCTCGTGGCCCTCGGGGCCACGGGGATCCTGCTGGCGCACCTCACCCAGGAGCGGTGGCGGGAGCGGGTGGTGCTCGTGGCCTCCGTGGTGCCCATCGCGGTCCTGGCGAACGCGGTGCGGGTGACCAGCAACATCGCCCTGGGGATCTACGAGGGCACGTACCACACGGTCTCCGGGTGGATGGTGTTCGTGGCGGCCACGGCCATGCTGGTCGGGGTCTCCTCCGCCCTGGGGAGAGGGGGGAGGGCCGCGTGA